From a single Stomoxys calcitrans chromosome 4, idStoCalc2.1, whole genome shotgun sequence genomic region:
- the LOC106090928 gene encoding paternally-expressed gene 3 protein, whose translation MVLKRLTRQYLVVRVNALCVGAKLFVVVGLFALATLAAADVSHLGKYNYPAPSSGSSSTEVATYAPQHAQSYSQSTSQSQAQVESIRPSVPIASFSVQQTSVDSYSTAQSSSSGSYSAAAQQQSYSAPASSGGTHNAYLPPAQEQSYSAPEPQQSYEAPAPAPQQSYSAPAQQSYSAPAPAPQQSYSAPAQQSYSAPAPAPVQQSYAAPAQQSYSAPAPAPVQQSYSAPAAAAPAQQTYASSPAGSYNYQAPAPAQQSYSAPAAAAPAPAQQSYSAPAQQSYSAPAQQSYSAPAQQSYSAPAPAQQSYSAPAPAQQSYSAPAAAAPAPVQQAYSAPAPAQGDDGSYNYQQPAPVQQSYSAPAQQSYSAPAQQSYSAPAQQSYSAPAQQSYSAPAQQSYSAPAAAPAPVQQSYSAPAAAPAPAQQSYSAPAPAQGDDGSYNYQQPAPVQQSYSAPAPAPAQQSYSAPAPAQQSYSAPAAAPAPAQQSYSAPAQQSYSAPAAPAPAPVQQAYSAPAPAQGDDGSYNYQQPAPVQQSYSAPAQQSYSAPAAAPAPAQQSYSAPAAAPAPAQQSYSAPAQQSYSAPAPAPVQQSYSAPAAAPAPAQQSYSAPAATQAEDGSYNYQGPAPAAPVQQQQSYTSQASSEGRAAQGNQYSVPAPQKVSFPSSSSQDVGTVYGQNGGYVYSKY comes from the coding sequence AAACTCTTCGTCGTTGTTGGTTTATTTGCTTTGGCCACATTGGCTGCCGCCGATGTCAGCCATTTGGGTAAATACAATTATCCAGCTCCATCATCTGGCTCCAGTTCCACCGAGGTGGCTACCTATGCTCCTCAGCATGCCCAAAGCTACAGCCAGTCCACCTCCCAGTCTCAGGCTCAAGTTGAGTCGATCAGACCTTCGGTGCCCATTGCCAGCTTCTCGGTGCAACAGACCAGTGTAGATAGTTACTCAACTGCTCAATCCAGCTCCTCTGGATCCTACAGTGCTGCTGCACAACAACAAAGTTACTCAGCTCCTGCCTCTTCCGGTGGCACCCACAATGCCTATCTCCCACCTGCTCAGGAACAAAGCTACAGTGCTCCCGAACCTCAACAATCCTATGAAGCTCCAGCCCCAGCTCCACAACAGAGTTACTCTGCCCCAGCTCAACAATCTTACTCTGCCCCTGCCCCAGCTCCACAACAAAGCTACTCTGCCCCAGCTCAACAATCTTACTCTGCCCCTGCCCCAGCTCCAGTGCAACAATCCTATGCTGCCCCAGCTCAACAATCTTACTCCGCTCCTGCTCCAGCTCCAGTGCAACAATCTTACTCTGCCCCTGCTGCTGCTGCCCCAGCTCAACAAACCTATGCTTCCTCTCCTGCCGGTTCTTATAACTACCAAGCTCCAGCTCCTGCCCAACAATCTTACTCTGCCCCAGCTGCCGCTGCTCCAGCTCCAGCCCAACAATCCTACTCGGCTCCAGCTCAACAATCCTACTCGGCTCCAGCTCAACAATCCTACTCTGCCCCAGCTCAACAATCCTACTCTGCCCCAGCTCCAGCCCAACAATCCTACTCCGCCCCTGCTCCAGCCCAACAATCCTACTCTGCTCCAGCTGCCGCTGCTCCAGCCCCAGTTCAACAAGCTTACTCTGCCCCAGCTCCAGCTCAAGGTGATGATGGTTCTTACAACTACCAACAACCTGCCCCCGTTCAACAATCTTACTCTGCCCCAGCTCAGCAAAGCTACTCTGCCCCAGCTCAACAAAGCTACTCTGCCCCAGCTCAACAAAGCTACTCTGCCCCAGCTCAACAATCCTACTCTGCTCCAGCTCAACAATCCTACTCCGCCCCTGCTGCTGCCCCTGCACCAGTCCAACAATCCTACTCTGCTCCAGCTGCTGCCCCAGCTCCAGCCCAACAATCCTACTCTGCCCCTGCTCCAGCCCAAGGTGATGATGGCTCCTACAACTATCAACAACCCGCCCCTGTGCAACAATCTTACTCTGCCCCAGCCCCAGCTCCAGCTCAACAATCCTACTCTGCCCCTGCTCCAGCCCAACAATCCTACTCCGCTCCTGCTGCTGCCCCAGCTCCAGCCCAACAATCCTACTCTGCTCCAGCTCAACAATCTTACTCTGCTCCAGCTGCGCCTGCCCCAGCTCCAGTCCAACAAGCTTACTCTGCCCCAGCTCCAGCTCAAGGTGATGATGGTTCTTACAACTACCAACAACCTGCCCCCGTGCAACAATCTTACTCTGCCCCAGCTCAACAGAGCTACTCTGCCCCAGCTGCTGCCCCAGCTCCAGCTCAACAGAGCTACTCTGCCCCTGCCGCTGCTCCAGCACCAGCTCAACAATCTTACTCTGCCCCAGCTCAGCAGTCCTACTCTGCCCCAGCACCAGCACCCGTCCAACAATCCTACTCTGCTCCAGCTGCCGCTCCTGCCCCAGCCCAACAATCTTACTCTGCCCCAGCTGCTACCCAAGCTGAAGATGGTTCTTACAACTACCAAGGCCCTGCTCCTGCTGCTCCAGTTCAGCAACAACAGTCATACACTTCCCAAGCTTCTAGCGAAGGTCGTGCTGCTCAAGGCAATCAATACTCTGTGCCAGCTCCACAAAAAGTCAGCTTCCCCTCTTCATCGAGCCAAGATGTTGGTACCGTTTACGGCCAAAATGGCGGTTATGTCTATAGCAAGTATTAA
- the LOC106090932 gene encoding histidine-rich glycoprotein-like — protein sequence MKIFIAILLALCAAATADVSHLKNLYLPPHEKAPSHHDDSVGSHGSHSSPNSVATSFDAFDSNGYTGSSESFGSGSYSAPVTTFAANSFGAGLKASDSETGSYGSGSYSAPATFISSTSYSADSAYSSLAAPDAHSSHHHADQHSYGGHQDQHSHHDGGHGQYESHGHHDSHGHQDSHGHQDSHGHQDSHGHQEGSHGHGHYESVQHHDSHGNSHHDSHSQHDHGHQGSHAQHDSHHDSHGHEEGHGHKESHGHQDSNGYHDSHGHKDNHGHQDSHHDSHGHQDSHENHGSHGHHDSHGSQGHQGSHDHDGQHSQHGHQTTDTQYAADGGYIY from the exons ATG aaaatatttattgcaattttgctGGCATTGTGTGCTGCAGCCACAGCAGACGTCAGTCATTTGAAGAATCTCTATTTGCCACCTCATGAAAAAGCTCCATCACACCATGATGATTCCGTGGGTTCTCATGGCAGCCATTCGTCACCCAATAGTGTTGCGACCTCTTTCGATGCTTTCGATTCTAATGGCTACACAGGTTCTAGTGAGTCTTTTGGTTCGGGTAGCTATTCAGCTCCTGTAACAACATTCGCAGCAAACTCCTTTGGAGCAGGATTAAAAGCATCTGATTCTGAAACTGGTTCCTATGGCAGTGGCAGTTATTCTGCACCGGCTACTTTTATAAGTTCAACTTCTTATAGTGCGGATTCCGCCTATAGTTCATTAGCAGCACCAGATGCCCATTCCAGTCATCATCATGCGGATCAACATAGTTACGGCGGGCATCAAGATCAACACAGTCATCATGATGGGGGACATGGTCAATATGAAAGTCATGGTCATCATGACAGCCATGGACACCAGGATAGTCATGGACACCAGGATAGCCATGGACACCAGGATAGCCATGGACACCAGGAAGGTAGCCACGGTCACGGTCATTACGAAAGTGTTCAACATCATGACAGTCACGGTAACAGCCATCATGATAGTCATAGTCAACATGACCATGGCCACCAAGGCAGTCATGCTCAGCACGACAGCCATCATGACAGTCATGGGCACGAGGAAGGACATGGTCATAAGGAGAGCCATGGCCATCAGGATAGTAACGGTTATCACGACAGCCACGGTCATAAGGACAATCACGGCCACCAAGATAGTCATCACGATAGCCATGGTCATCAGGATAGTCATGAGAACCATGGCAGCCATGGGCACCATGATAGTCACGGCAGCCAGGGTCATCAAGGTAGTCACGATCATGACGGCCAACACAGTCAACATGGTCATCAAACCACGGATACACAATATGCTGCCGATGGTGGCTACATTTATTAG